One region of Cydia pomonella isolate Wapato2018A chromosome 9, ilCydPomo1, whole genome shotgun sequence genomic DNA includes:
- the LOC133520981 gene encoding uncharacterized protein LOC133520981, giving the protein MAEPLNRDMECENGPHNAVAIQEGLSSVEEQVNQNSNQKEGSAVSLTVPNKDLSEDRSLLMQMEIAPGELEYGQGLLGFSSPSPLVLAPLATPGNLQVIRSTRFMDNLGKEIKLYRTRGLQRGVLVLFSYSNFTTGENFRDIASDNEMLTDLFRQIGFKLILRFENQTKRVSGRNYATTAVLTPPYPAWIFTDLFRQIGFKLILPYETRLIGQIGFKLILRFENQTKRPPDRRTLQNIASDNVIFTDLFTQIGAKLILPYETRLIRDMGDNKMLTDLFRQIGFKLILRYENKTKLRG; this is encoded by the exons ATGGCTGAACCACTTAACCGAG ATATGGAGTGTGAAAATGGACCACATAATGCAGTAGCAATACAAGAAGGTTTAAGCTCAGTAGAAGAGCAGGTGAACCAGAATAGCAATCAGAAGGAAGGTAGTGCCGTGTCACTCACAGTACCTAATAAA GATTTAAGTGAAGACCGAAGCCTGCTGATGCAAATGGAGATTGCCCCTGGAGAGTTGGAATATGGGCAGGGGCTTCTTGGTTTTT catcCCCATCACCATTGGTGCTGGCACCACTAGCAACCCCTGGAAACCTGCAGGTCATTAGAAGCACCAGGTTCATGGACAATTTAGGAAAAG AAATAAAGCTGTACCGCACTCGCGGCCTGCAGCGAGGGGTTCTGGTTTTGTTCAGTTACTCAAATTTCACGACAGGGGAGAACTTCAGGGACATCGCTAGCGACAACGAAATGTTGACGGATCTGTTCAGGCAGATCGGCTTCAAGCTCATCCTGCGCTTCGAGAACCAGACTAAACGGGTAAGCGGGCGTAACTACGCTACAACCGCGGTTTTAACTCCTCCCTACCCTGCCTGGATATTCACGGATCTGTTCAGGCAGATCGGCTTCAAGCTCATCCTGCCCTACGAGACGAGACTAATCGG GCAGATCGGCTTCAAGCTCATCCTGCGCTTCGAGAACCAGACTAAACGG CCCCCCGACCGAAGAACACTTCAGAACATTGCTAGCGACAACGTGATATTTACGGATCTGTTTACGCAAATCGGCGCCAAGCTCATCCTGCCCTACGAGACAAGACTAATCAG GGACATGGGGGACAACAAGATGTTGACGGATCTGTTCAGGCAGATCGGCTTCAAGCTCATCCTGCGCTATGAAAACAAAACTAAACTAAGGGGGTAA
- the LOC133521072 gene encoding caspase Dronc-like isoform X1 translates to MQDEHRAAIQKCFTSLVEQTDLETMVSALYEKGVFSEAMIEPYKDTSREPRLRKRQLYMDVMRRGPHAFRHLVDALMETGAWIVARELDPESLPMRRPERLAPNPRPKSNDSEYVSLSKAKKMGSGGTNTNTETKPPTQPPPALPTPPYETPVIPKINVIKSTKFMEDNGKDIKLYPTRGRRRGVLVVFSYIEFRAQLETYRRGVDVDCQMLKNLFSEIGLEVISFQNLTKDETLTHMKNLPLKGAECVFIVISSHGYGRDGSWDTDIRCSDGGLISAHAVVDHFNNQNCPALIGIPKVFIFQMCRGENRYLELALAGQGAAAAGAAGEAGEPPATDGAPYGDGGPAPRRQPAARRRDRVYSDILIAHSTLPGFVSHRDMDKGSWFIQALCEVFAANAHECHVVTLFTLVDKALQERFHVQTSVVENWGFNCKLYLHPGLFED, encoded by the exons GACACAAGCAGGGAGCCGAGACTGCGCAAACGCCAGCTCTATATGGACGTGATGCGCCGAGGACCGCACGCCTTCCGGCACCTGGTGGACGCGCTGATGGAGACGGGTGCTTGGATAGTGGCTCGCGAACTGGATCCAGAGTCTCTACCGATGCGCAGGCCTGAGCGGCTGGCTCCCAACCCAC GCCCCAAATCAAATGACAGCGAGTATGTCAGTTTAAGTAAAGCAAAAAAGATGGGATCAGGAGGAACTAACACAAATACTGAAACAA AGCCTCCGACACAGCCCCCGCCAGCGTTGCCCACGCCGCCGTATGAGACCCCAGTGATTCCCAAAATTAATGTTATAAAGAGCACTAAGTTTATGGAAGACAATGGAAAAG ATATAAAGCTGTACCCAACCCGCGGCCGGCGGCGCGGCGTGCTAGTAGTGTTCAGCTACATCGAGTTCCGCGCTCAGCTGGAGACGTACCGGCGGGGAGTGGACGTGGACTGTCAGATGTTGAAGAACCTCTTCTCCGAGATTGGCTTGGAGGTTATCTCCTTCCAGAACCTCACCAAAGAT gAAACCCTCACCCACATGAAAAACCTCCCCCTTAAAGGCGCCGAATGCGTGTTCATAGTGATCTCGTCTCACGGATACGGACGTGACGGATCTTGGGATACGGATATCCGGTGCTCCGACGGCGGGTTGATATCCGCGCATGCTGTGGTCGACCACTTTAATAACCAGAACTGCCCCGCGCTTATTGGGATACCGAAGGTGTTCATATTTCAAATGTGCCG GGGCGAGAACCGGTACTTGGAGCTGGCGCTGGCGGGGcagggcgcggcggcggcgggggcggcggGGGAGGCGGGGGAGCCGCCCGCCACGGACGGCGCGCCGTACGGCGACGGCgggcccgcgccgcgccgccagcccgccgcccgccgccgcgacCGCGTCTACTCCGACATACTCATCGCACACTCCACGTTGCCGG GTTTCGTGTCCCACCGCGACATGGACAAGGGTTCATGGTTCATTCAAGCTCTATGCGAGGTGTTCGCAGCGAACGCTCACGAGTGCCACGTGGTCACATTGTTCACGCTCGTGGACAAGGCATTACAGGAGCGTTTCCATGTTCAAACTTCGGTCGTTGAGAATTGGGGGTTCAACTGCAAGCTGTACTTACATCCGGGACTTTTTGAGGACTAA
- the LOC133521072 gene encoding caspase Dronc-like isoform X2, with amino-acid sequence MDVMRRGPHAFRHLVDALMETGAWIVARELDPESLPMRRPERLAPNPRPKSNDSEYVSLSKAKKMGSGGTNTNTETKPPTQPPPALPTPPYETPVIPKINVIKSTKFMEDNGKDIKLYPTRGRRRGVLVVFSYIEFRAQLETYRRGVDVDCQMLKNLFSEIGLEVISFQNLTKDETLTHMKNLPLKGAECVFIVISSHGYGRDGSWDTDIRCSDGGLISAHAVVDHFNNQNCPALIGIPKVFIFQMCRGENRYLELALAGQGAAAAGAAGEAGEPPATDGAPYGDGGPAPRRQPAARRRDRVYSDILIAHSTLPGFVSHRDMDKGSWFIQALCEVFAANAHECHVVTLFTLVDKALQERFHVQTSVVENWGFNCKLYLHPGLFED; translated from the exons ATGGACGTGATGCGCCGAGGACCGCACGCCTTCCGGCACCTGGTGGACGCGCTGATGGAGACGGGTGCTTGGATAGTGGCTCGCGAACTGGATCCAGAGTCTCTACCGATGCGCAGGCCTGAGCGGCTGGCTCCCAACCCAC GCCCCAAATCAAATGACAGCGAGTATGTCAGTTTAAGTAAAGCAAAAAAGATGGGATCAGGAGGAACTAACACAAATACTGAAACAA AGCCTCCGACACAGCCCCCGCCAGCGTTGCCCACGCCGCCGTATGAGACCCCAGTGATTCCCAAAATTAATGTTATAAAGAGCACTAAGTTTATGGAAGACAATGGAAAAG ATATAAAGCTGTACCCAACCCGCGGCCGGCGGCGCGGCGTGCTAGTAGTGTTCAGCTACATCGAGTTCCGCGCTCAGCTGGAGACGTACCGGCGGGGAGTGGACGTGGACTGTCAGATGTTGAAGAACCTCTTCTCCGAGATTGGCTTGGAGGTTATCTCCTTCCAGAACCTCACCAAAGAT gAAACCCTCACCCACATGAAAAACCTCCCCCTTAAAGGCGCCGAATGCGTGTTCATAGTGATCTCGTCTCACGGATACGGACGTGACGGATCTTGGGATACGGATATCCGGTGCTCCGACGGCGGGTTGATATCCGCGCATGCTGTGGTCGACCACTTTAATAACCAGAACTGCCCCGCGCTTATTGGGATACCGAAGGTGTTCATATTTCAAATGTGCCG GGGCGAGAACCGGTACTTGGAGCTGGCGCTGGCGGGGcagggcgcggcggcggcgggggcggcggGGGAGGCGGGGGAGCCGCCCGCCACGGACGGCGCGCCGTACGGCGACGGCgggcccgcgccgcgccgccagcccgccgcccgccgccgcgacCGCGTCTACTCCGACATACTCATCGCACACTCCACGTTGCCGG GTTTCGTGTCCCACCGCGACATGGACAAGGGTTCATGGTTCATTCAAGCTCTATGCGAGGTGTTCGCAGCGAACGCTCACGAGTGCCACGTGGTCACATTGTTCACGCTCGTGGACAAGGCATTACAGGAGCGTTTCCATGTTCAAACTTCGGTCGTTGAGAATTGGGGGTTCAACTGCAAGCTGTACTTACATCCGGGACTTTTTGAGGACTAA